A stretch of Argiope bruennichi chromosome 10, qqArgBrue1.1, whole genome shotgun sequence DNA encodes these proteins:
- the LOC129987505 gene encoding zinc finger protein 836-like, with protein sequence MTTSILQCFTCNFCDLKFKNSNDLDLHNQLHTSSGDFSCLLCKEIFPDLTELQLHDLQHSLEEIKEGEKIPSPINITFLQPASSFACKICYKVFLSDEELFDHFTHHADVENNINRNLSESSNEFETEEYFKPPVSNIVCKRSYHKVTLNQIPKHATSNVDGPFECKTCKKVFNGPSSLNRHQRRFHLNKRKYMCIDCHKTFAHFSLLCEHSLQHYKTKKQEFECYVCKKHFSSSMLLLEHMFISHVCQNKNFCQACFKFFATENDLTQHMEDHIIAYNCNKCRKWYKTKSKLNNHRCVFDGPRPYPCKICGKRFSRLYHLQRHCYMHDRKQGFSKVLGVDSEFFEQQKFNSDSINNGEELLIHFKKKYECYMCNTRWYSFKNYKQHFCSEHKELEFNSCPVCFKKFSKTCKVKRHLVTHSKEKLFKCNLCTKSFLVQAALNRHKKKHNNRKLLSCYQCSKTFVNKLGFQKHILMHEQGRKAAFKCTCGSQLIKKMDVHLNNSVSFDEFKDRLQLFHSDDIYKVPSLKYTSDQSDSKEEFILQTCPSVKYSKTFLSEIILSQNTNHSSSESDIAHECNTCRKTFNNLSSLKRHNRRIHLNKRPYTCIACHRTFLQLSLLSRHSLLHLRKKPEEFICPICQKTFSKSVILQKHIFSIHACQGKPFCFGCFRFLATKDELDNHMKDHLVSDAYDCDKCEKRYKSESDRAKHRCIYNGPRPYLCKLCGKRFNRLYHLERHLDLHKRKRSPVGGTESDSDCLEKQNISLNSKNSVISADLISSTKDDVAEESLTVNKKFEYEQFEKGVND encoded by the exons ATGACTACTTCCATTTTGCAATGTTTTACTTGCAATTTTTGtgatctaaaattcaaaaactcaaatgATCTGGATTTGCATAACCAGCTGCATACTAGTTCAGGCGATTTTTCCTGTCTGCTatgcaaagaaatatttcctGATTTAACTGAGCTGCAATTGCATGATCTACAACACAGTCTAGAAGAAAttaaagagggggaaaaaattccATCtcctataaatattacttttcttcaACCTGCTTCTTCATTTGCttgtaaaatttgttataaagtgTTTCTTAGTGATGAAGAACTTTTTGATCATTTTACTCATCATGCAGATGTTGAGAATAATATAAATAGGAACTTGTCAGAATCAAGTAATGAGTTTGaaacagaagaatattttaaacctcCTGTCTCTAATATTGTTTGTAAAAGATCTTATCATAAAGTAACACTGAATCAAATTCCTAAACATGCAACATCTAATGTTGATGGCCCTTTTGAATGCAAAActtgtaaaaaagtatttaatgggCCATCTTCGCTAAATAGACATCAAAGAcgttttcatttaaacaaaagaaaatacatgTGCATTGACTGTCACAAAACATTTGCACATTTCTCTTTGCTTTGTGAACATTCTCTGCagcattacaaaacaaaaaaacaagaaTTTGAGTGTTATGTTTGTAAGAAACATTTTTCCTCGTCTATGTTACTCCTTGAACATATGTTTATTTCTCATGTTTGTCAAAACAAAAACTTTTGCCAAGCctgctttaaattttttgctaCTGAAAATGATTTAACTCAGCACATGGAAGATCACATTATTgcttataattgtaataaatgcaGAAAATGGTATAAgactaaatctaaattaaacaatCATAGATGTGTATTTGATGGTCCCAGACCTTATCCTTGTAAAATCTGTGGAAAACGGTTTAGTAGATTATATCATTTACAGAGGCACTGCTACATGCATGATAGAAAGCAAGGATTTAGCAAAGTTCTGGGAGTCGATTCAGAGTTTTTTgagcaacaaaaatttaattcagattctATAAATAATGGTGAAGAATTATTgattcatttcaaaaagaaatatgaatgttATATGTGCAACACACGGtggtattcatttaaaaattataagcaacATTTTTGCTCTGAGCATAAGGAACTAGAATTTAATTCTTGTCCTGTTTGCTTCAAGAAATTTAGTAAAACATGTAAAGTAAAGCGTCATTTAGTTactcattcaaaagaaaaattatttaaatgtaatttatgtacaaaatcCTTCTTGGTTCAAGCGGCACTGAATCGACACAAGAAGAAACACAATAACCGGAAGTTACTATCATGTTATCAGTGTTCTAAAACCTTTGTGAATAAGCTGGGATTTCAGAAACATATACTGATGCATGAACAAGGTAGAAAGGCTGCTTTCAAATGTACT TGTGGATCACAACTTATAAAAAAGATGGATgtgcatttaaataattctgtatcttttgatGAATTCAAGGATAGATTGCAACTTTTTCACTCTGATGATATTTATAAAGTGCCTTCTCTTAAATATACTTCGGATCAATCTGATAGTAAAGAGGAATTTATTCTCCAAACTTGTCCCTcagttaaatattcaaaaacatttttatctgaaataattttaagtcagAATACAAACCATTCTAGTTCTGAAAGTGATATTGCACATGAATGCAATACTTGCAGAAAAACTTTCAACAATCTATCATCTTTAAAAAGGCACAACAGGCGTATTCATTTGAACAAGAGACCATATACTTGTATTGCATGTCACAGAACATTTTTACAGTTGTCATTACTTAGTAGACATTCTCTTCTTCACCTGAGAAAAAAACCAGAAGAATTTATTTGTCCAATCTGTcagaaaacattttctaaatctGTGATACTCCAGAAACATATCTTTTCCATTCATGCATGTCAAGGCAAACCATTTTGTTTTGGATGTTTTAGGTTCCTTGCCACCAAGGATGAATTAGATAATCATATGAAAGATCATCTTGTATCTGATGCCTATGATTGTGATAAATGTGAAAAACGGTATAAAAGTGAAAGTGATCGAGCTAAACATAGGTGTATTTACAATGGTCCAAGACCTTATCTCTGTAAATTGTGTGGGAAACGATTTAACAGATTATATCACTTAGAACGACACTTAGATctacataaaagaaaaagatcTCCAGTTGGAGGTACTGAGTCTGATTCAGACTGCTTAGAGAAACAAAATATCTCgcttaattctaaaaattcagtTATAAGTGCTGACCTTATTTCATCTACAAAAGATGATGTTGCAGAGGAATCTTTAACTgtgaataagaaatttgaat atgaaCAATTTGAAAAGGGTGTTAATGACTGA
- the LOC129987506 gene encoding zinc finger protein 26-like produces MSETISGCYICGFCDLKFKDQTDLDLHNKLHVDNGQFSCPSCKEIFPDLQQLELHDLQHSLEEVNKDESSAYITFLRPASSFICKICNKVFLSDEELFEHVIQHEEAIVPLPKGSETLEEIKLEIDQEAQLFLFEEPATPTKKAKTKRSAKKKRSKYKVPNEYKCNICKKVFNAVSYLTRHENIYHRNKKLFNGPASLRRHENLFHMNKRSGVDIEVDLDPSLYDEIYPVSSDEETPDPNSYAETDNVNEYHDKPFCYACFKVFPTEDDVNEHMDEHIMIRTFDCEVCKKRFKNQVLLEKHKCVSDGPRPFLCKICGRRFLRIYHLERHLAVHKRKKELFGGVRNDSKDSSDEKPYECDKCEKRYKTEIDLSKHRCDNDGPRTFVCKECGKRFNRIYHLQRHEELHNRTEPLYEPIEFDLSYFKRQKSVDLSNTEYPVLKPIKKVKTEINEVNVMKRFDCYICGKRWSGFQKYKQHFSTVHKDVKFNSCHICSKQFSKSSKVKRHLVTHYKEKTFRCSNCSKTFFTVSALNHHIQEQECESRLTCYQCSKTFTDKTGFQEHIAMHENSKDADFECTVLSDIFVPLKKRLVVELSQEQTLSWQRA; encoded by the exons ATGTCTGAAACAATTTCAGGTTGTTATATTTGTGGTTTTTGTGATTTGAAATTCAAGGATCAAACTGACTTGGATTTGCATAATAAACTTCATGTTGATAATGGACAATTTTCTTGCCCCTCATGCAAAGAGATTTTTCCTGATTTACAACAATTGGAGTTACATGATCTGCAGCATAGTCTGGAAGAAGTTAATAAAGATGAGTCCTCCGCATACATAACATTTCTTCGGCCAGCTTCCtctttcatttgcaaaatttgtaataaagtatTTCTAAGTGATGAAGAATTGTTTGAACATGTTATACAGCATGAAGAAGCAATTGTTCCTCTTCCTAAAGGTTCTGAGACTCTTGAAGAAATCAAGCTAGAAATCGATCAAGaagcacaattatttttatttgaagaaccAGCAACACCTACTAAAAAAGCTAAGACTAAGCGTTCTGCAAAGAAAAAGCGTTCAAAATACAAAGTTCCAAATGAATACAAGtgtaatatttgcaaaaaagtcTTTAATGCTGTTTCTTACTTGACCaggcatgaaaatatttatcataggAACAAGAAA CTCTTTAATGGCCCTGCTTCTTTAAGAAGACATGAGAATCTCTTTCATATGAACAAAAGAAGTGGTGTGGATATCGAAGTGGACTTGGATCCGTCACTTTATGATGAAATTTATCCTGTATCATCAGATGAAGAAACTCCTGATCCAAATTCGTATGCAGAAACAGATaatgtaaatgaat ACCATGACAAACCATTTTGCTATGCATGTTTTAAAGTATTTCCCACTGAAGATGATGTGAATGAGCACATGGATGAACATATTATGATAAGGACTTTTGATTGCGAAGTGTGTAAGAAACGTTTTAAAAATCAAGTACTTCTTGAAAAGCATAAATGTGTTTCTGATGGTCCTAGACCTTTTCTCTGTAAAATTTGTGGAAGACGGTTCTTGAGGATATATCATCTTGAAAGACATCTTGCAgttcataaaaggaaaaaagaactgTTTGGAGGTGTTAGAAATGACTCAAAGGACAGTAGTGATGAAAAGCCATACGAGTGTGATAAGTGTGAGAAACgttataaaactgaaattgatCTGAGCAAACATAGGTGTGATAATGATGGCCCAAGAACTTTTGTCTGTAAAGAATGTGGTAAACGATTCAATAGAATATATCATTTACAAAGACACGAAGAACTGCATAATAGGACAGAGCCTTTGTATGAACCAATAGAATTTGATTTAAGCTACTTTAAGAGGCAAAAATCTGTTGATTTGTCAAATACAGAATATCCTGTTTTGAAAcctattaaaaaagttaaaacagaaataaatgaagtaaatgtAATGAAAAGATTTGATTGCTACATTTGTGGGAAAAGATGGTCAGGCTTTCAGAAATACAAGCAACATTTCTCTACAGTTCATAAGGatgtgaaatttaattcatgTCATATATGTTCCAAGCAGTTTTCAAAATCATCAAAAGTTAAACGGCATTTGGTTactcattataaagaaaaaactttCAGATGTAGCAATTGCTCTAAAACATTCTTTACAGTGTCTGCTCTTAATCACCATATACAAGAACAAGAATGTGAAAGCCGACTGACTTGTTATCAATGTTCTAAAACATTCACAGATAAAACTGGATTTCAGGAACATATTGCAATGCATGAGAATTCTAAAGATGCAGATTTTGAATGTACA gttttatctgatatttttgtTCCTCTTAAGA aaAGATTAGTTGTAGAACTGAGCCAAGAACAGACGCTATCATGGCAACGTGCTTGA